One Acidobacteriota bacterium genomic region harbors:
- a CDS encoding DUF5615 family PIN-like protein: MRAPCAESPHRRARAGRPCVTGPRRRGGGEVGGRCQPPDTRRDTSALRCGRDQGHLRGVDDARLWATAREGGFVILTKDDDFNARSVLYGAPPKVACARDVEHLC, translated from the coding sequence GTGCGGGCCCCTTGTGCCGAATCCCCTCACCGACGTGCTCGGGCAGGCCGCCCCTGTGTCACAGGCCCTCGGCGTCGGGGCGGTGGCGAGGTTGGCGGGCGCTGCCAACCTCCCGATACTCGCCGCGATACGTCTGCCCTTCGTTGCGGCCGGGATCAGGGCCACCTTCGCGGCGTCGACGACGCGCGACTCTGGGCGACCGCTCGGGAAGGCGGCTTCGTGATCCTGACCAAAGACGATGACTTCAACGCGCGGAGCGTGCTGTATGGTGCGCCGCCGAAGGTCGCTTGTGCCCGCGACGTCGAGCATCTATGCTGA
- a CDS encoding DUF5615 family PIN-like protein, producing the protein MRLLADAGISPKTVAYLSECGHDVEHVHTLGLHRAADRQVIECARDASRVILTFDLDFGDLLALGVMAGPSVIILRLTDERADVVNGRLLSVLEEQADTLHAGALILVEDSRYRVRRLPIGR; encoded by the coding sequence ATGCGGCTGTTGGCCGACGCCGGCATCTCGCCGAAGACGGTGGCCTACCTGTCGGAATGCGGGCACGACGTCGAGCACGTCCACACGCTTGGACTTCACCGCGCCGCGGATCGGCAGGTCATCGAGTGCGCACGCGACGCCAGCCGGGTCATCCTGACATTCGACCTGGACTTCGGCGACCTCCTTGCGCTCGGCGTCATGGCGGGGCCGAGCGTCATCATCCTACGCCTGACGGACGAGCGCGCGGATGTCGTGAACGGTCGACTCTTGAGCGTGCTCGAGGAGCAGGCCGACACGCTGCACGCCGGAGCCCTGATTCTCGTCGAGGACAGTCGGTACCGCGTCCGAAGGCTACCGATTGGCCGTTGA
- a CDS encoding DUF433 domain-containing protein, with the protein MPWEDLITVTAGVRSGKPCVAGTRITVQDVLEYLASGMTEAQILADFPSLTSEGIRAVLAFAAARERRLATPAA; encoded by the coding sequence ATGCCCTGGGAAGACCTCATCACGGTCACGGCGGGCGTCCGCAGCGGCAAGCCGTGCGTCGCCGGGACGCGCATCACTGTGCAGGACGTGCTCGAGTACCTGGCCTCGGGCATGACCGAAGCTCAGATCCTCGCCGATTTCCCGAGCCTTACCTCCGAGGGCATCCGGGCCGTGCTGGCGTTTGCTGCAGCACGGGAGCGGCGCCTGGCAACGCCGGCCGCGTGA